The following coding sequences lie in one Cotesia glomerata isolate CgM1 linkage group LG5, MPM_Cglom_v2.3, whole genome shotgun sequence genomic window:
- the LOC123264766 gene encoding kelch domain-containing protein 10 homolog codes for MYQFKPLEFNRHFAKSISRPEGRVSSTIYSNGNDLYIFGGMGTVTAFFRQFDNQTAPLEMNILIKDTWSYNLSSKEWKLLMNKDKINLSDNLMQRIIGVMYEKNFLIICTSHFNFDDIHPSLKSCLHICDLKNKSVLVHNTSGEIPEHSTAKNMIRHENFLYTVQFDKFGEDNFTVYQLNTNTQVWKIVYKSEEFESRLLNSSLPTLVYNGKSILIFDKHFVLDEAMAIIPFDTIPQFDLKEFTWKMVNTHGDESKVVHFPEKILDYNVTQYRNPLTGDMNAILTGGYSKSNGIYSDVWKLNLTSFKWKYLGLMPSEIGDKHSTTVSPYGQLFVFGGVIRNSNGVDTCSSAVYSTWLSIPKLEDICWLAVLHYYPNLALKTKEEVMSLGISWKIFQSRVH; via the exons atgtatCAATTCAAACCACTTGAATTTAATCGGCATTTTGCGAAGAGTATTTCACGCCCAGAAGGTAGAGTAAGCTCAACAATTTACAGTAATGGCAATGATTTGTACATCTTCGGTGGAATGGGTACAGTAACAGctttttttcgtcaatttgATAATCAGACTGCTCCTCTAGAAATGAACATTCTTATTAAAGATACGTGGAGTTATAATTTGTCTTCAAAAGAATGGAAATTGTTGATGAATAaagacaaaattaatttatcagataATCTAATGCAGAGAATAATCGGTgtaatgtatgaaaaaaattttctgattatTTGCACTTCTCACTTTAATTTTGATGATATACATCCAAGTTTGAAATCCTGTTTACATATATGTGATTTGAAAAACAAAAGTGTTCTTGTTCATAATACAAGCGGAGAGATACCAGAACATTCAACAGCAAAAAATATGATTCgccatgaaaattttttatacacagtacaatttgataaatttggaGAAGACAACTTTACTGTCTATCAGCTGAACACCAACACTCAAGTATGGAAAATTGTGTATAAAAGCGAAGAGTTCGAGAGTCGTCTTCTGAATTCATCTCTACCTACTTTAGTTTACAATGGAAAATCAATTCTTATATTTGATAAACATTTTGTTCTGGATGAGGCAATGGCGATAATTCCTTttgat acGATTCCGCAGTttgatttaaaagaatttaccTGGAAAATGGTAAACACTCATGGAGATGAAAGCAAAGTAGTACATTTTCCAGAAAAAATATTGGATTACAATGTAACTCAGTACAGGAATCCACTAACTGGTGATATGAATGCCATTTTAACAGGGGGATATAGTAAGAGTAATGGTATTTATAGTGATGTATGGAAACTAAATCTCACAAGTTTCAAATGGAAATACTTAGGATTGATGCCGTCTGAAATAGGTGATAAACATTCTACGACCGTTTCACCTTATGGTCAGTTATTTGTCTTTGGAGGAGTAATAAGAAACTCGAACGGTGTc gATACATGTTCATCTGCGGTTTATTCAACCTGGCTTTCTATTCCGAAGTTAGAAGATATTTGTTGGCTAGCTGTTCTGCACTATTATCCGAATTTAGCTTTAAAAACTAAAGAAGAAGTAATGTCACTTGGAATCTCATGGAAAATATTCCAATCACGTGTTCATTAA
- the LOC123264767 gene encoding uncharacterized protein LOC123264767 isoform X1, whose translation MYSSNPFKFVEYVTNSAVLPKCRTEPILYCDGENLYSFSVHHLNLMVFNLQTRLWRYMYEGRCLILRMNSLVGVAFHGRKLIILTFMESLLDRTSHMQTFDLDKETMVVTPLTGDIPLSTKPFNFIIHDHYYYTVGAIRDHKEYSDVYRLNTTTFKWESVYKCTGLDRNEPKRRRGHTLVYDGSKIYIFRETLNFSYVVGKAEAVDNFQKLPAFDLTTRKWTSVETYGDKKHKPRYPKNNRGAFALTQYTDPVYYRFLLIFIQCMLLRKDSCLCTEDSVIKILGVERTVSRVLQQYTALG comes from the exons atgtattcGAGTAATCCATTCAAGTTCGTTGAATACGTCACCAACAGTGCTGTTTTGCCGAAATGTCGCACGGAACCAATACTGTATTGCGACGGAGAAAATTTGTACAGTTTTAGTGTTCATCATTTAAACTTGATGGTATTCAACTTGCAAACAAGATTGTGGCGGTATATGTATGAAGGACGCTGCCTCATTCTTCGAATGAATTCGCTGGTTGGTGTTGCTTTTCACGGAAGAAAGTTGATTATTTTGACATTCATGGAATCATTGCTAGATCGTACAAGTCATATGCAAACATTCGATTTGGACAAGGAAACTATGGTTGTCACTCCTCTAACTGGAGACATACCTCTGTCAACCAAACcatttaatttcataattcaTGATCACTATTATTACACTGTTGGAGCTATCAGAGATCACAAAGAGTATTCTGACGTCTATCGACTCAATACGACGACTTTTAAATGGGAATCTGTGTATAAATGCACTGGGTTGGATCGTAATGAACCTAAAAGAAGACGAGGTCATACTTTAGTATACGATggaagtaaaatttatatttttcgtgAGACCCTAAACTTCAGTTATGTCGTTGGCAAGGCAGAAGCCGTCGATAATTTTCAG aaactTCCTGCATTTGATTTAACTACACGCAAATGGACGAGTGTTGAGACTTACGGAGATAAGAAACATAAGCCGCGATACCCGAAGAATAACCGAGGAGCCTTTGCGTTAACGCAGTACACAGATCCGG TGTATTACCGATTCCTGTTGATTTTCATTCAATGTATGCTACTCCGGAAGGACAGTTGTTTGTGTACGGAGGATTCCGTGATCAAAATACTCGGTGTGGAGag GACTGTAAGTCGTGTTCTACAGCAGTACACAGCGCTTGGGTGA
- the LOC123264767 gene encoding nitrile-specifier protein 1-like isoform X2, producing MNSLVGVAFHGRKLIILTFMESLLDRTSHMQTFDLDKETMVVTPLTGDIPLSTKPFNFIIHDHYYYTVGAIRDHKEYSDVYRLNTTTFKWESVYKCTGLDRNEPKRRRGHTLVYDGSKIYIFRETLNFSYVVGKAEAVDNFQKLPAFDLTTRKWTSVETYGDKKHKPRYPKNNRGAFALTQYTDPVYYRFLLIFIQCMLLRKDSCLCTEDSVIKILGVERTVSRVLQQYTALG from the exons ATGAATTCGCTGGTTGGTGTTGCTTTTCACGGAAGAAAGTTGATTATTTTGACATTCATGGAATCATTGCTAGATCGTACAAGTCATATGCAAACATTCGATTTGGACAAGGAAACTATGGTTGTCACTCCTCTAACTGGAGACATACCTCTGTCAACCAAACcatttaatttcataattcaTGATCACTATTATTACACTGTTGGAGCTATCAGAGATCACAAAGAGTATTCTGACGTCTATCGACTCAATACGACGACTTTTAAATGGGAATCTGTGTATAAATGCACTGGGTTGGATCGTAATGAACCTAAAAGAAGACGAGGTCATACTTTAGTATACGATggaagtaaaatttatatttttcgtgAGACCCTAAACTTCAGTTATGTCGTTGGCAAGGCAGAAGCCGTCGATAATTTTCAG aaactTCCTGCATTTGATTTAACTACACGCAAATGGACGAGTGTTGAGACTTACGGAGATAAGAAACATAAGCCGCGATACCCGAAGAATAACCGAGGAGCCTTTGCGTTAACGCAGTACACAGATCCGG TGTATTACCGATTCCTGTTGATTTTCATTCAATGTATGCTACTCCGGAAGGACAGTTGTTTGTGTACGGAGGATTCCGTGATCAAAATACTCGGTGTGGAGag GACTGTAAGTCGTGTTCTACAGCAGTACACAGCGCTTGGGTGA
- the LOC123266126 gene encoding uncharacterized protein LOC123266126, whose amino-acid sequence MSALIQMRDSAGKFIQARALLDTCATANFITENLTNKLKLPMQNCSIPIGAVNGMQTLSKHVVQINCQSLNDKFQRTLSFLTVDEIAELSPNEMFPRNKICIPKNIILADPQFHIPRPVDVLIGSGTTLSLLSVGQINRSQNDCDLILQKTQLGWVVAGGVNNDKDVFPVTCQLTDLSSQLTKFWNIEDLGSNDSRSFDDSTCETYYQNNTTRDTDGRYVVKLPFRVDDVDFGNSKQLAYKRFLSLQRRLNSDSSLKAEYIKVMNEYIDLGHMVHVPDDSGPGYYMPHHPIIKTSSTTTKVRVVFDASAKTDKGISLNEVLLTGPTIQDNLFTIILRFRTFVYAMTSDIAQMYRQICIHPDHHKFQRILYYHNNNISTFELKRVTFGVSAAPFLAIRTVNQLADDESHNFPVASKILKRDLYVDNLLTGSNSLTEILKLRDEIIQLVRKGGFELRQWASNHRHALDNFDQRTLDLDCAINDDPISKTLGIAWNSLTDEFIYTVKPIDSSRKITKRTILSDIAKIFDPIGILGPIVLAAKTIIQECWKLKVHWDEAVPQELHLHWCKFAERLPLIKDFSIERNILLPNPTDIQLHGFCDASKVGYGACIYIRSVNKRGNVLTKLICSKSRVAPIKDVTIPKLELCGALLLAKLYKDTIPSFDFDISKVTFWSDSTIVLQWLKRSPNSLKVFEANRVTKIQTLCSKVEWRHVRTKDNPADCLSRGQLPSEFLNNKMWLEGPTWLSQDSLNWPNLKPAVPSELPGTRKITCLLATTENLFKRFSSYSKLIISLSYCLRMLKNNAFKYKSLSVEEKLSTEIKILTMIQNEQYYYEIEQIKETGETKNLRLRCLNPFIDSDGLLRVGGRLKHAPISFSKKHPILLPSRHYVTDLIIRETHEKLYHSGIQSTLSNLRHKFWLLDGKNQIRKIVKNCVTCIRHQPVILQGKMANLPRSRVTESAAFSHVGVDYFGPLFIKERKFRNRTKIKVYGCVFVCMATKAIHLEIASDLTTEGFLGAFGRFIG is encoded by the coding sequence ATGAGTGCTCTCATCCAGATGCGTGATTCAGCAGGTAAATTCATACAAGCTCGCGCTTTACTTGATACCTGTGCAAcagctaattttattactgaaaatttgactaataaattaaaacttccTATGCAAAATTGTTCTATTCCAATCGGGGCTGTTAATGGAATGCAAACCCTTTCAAAACATGTCGTACAAATAAATTGTCAATCTTTAAACGATAAATTTCAAAGAACATTGTCATTTTTAACCGTTGATGAAATTGCAGAATTAAGTCCGAATGAAATGTTTCCACGTAATAAAATATGCATACCTAAAAACATAATACTCGCTGATCCACAATTTCACATACCAAGACCTGTAGATGTCCTTATCGGTTCAGGTACCACACTTTCTCTTCTATCTGTCGGACAGATTAATCGCTCACAAAATGATTGTGATTTAATACTACAAAAAACACAACTGGGCTGGGTCGTAGCGGGGGGAGTCAATAATGATAAAGATGTATTTCCTGTAACTTGTCAATTAACTGATCTATCGAGTCAATTAACCAAATTTTGGAATATTGAAGACCTAGGTTCTAATGATTCTCGATCCTTTGATGATTCTACGTGTGAGacctattatcaaaataacaCTACTCGCGATACTGACGGTAGATACGTAGTAAAATTACCCTTTCGCGTAGACGATGTCGATTTCGGAAATTCTAAACAACTAGCTTATAAAAGATTTCTATCCTTACAGAGGAGACTAAATTCAGATTCCTCATTAAAGGCTGAATACATTAAAGTCATGAACGAATATATCGATCTTGGCCACATGGTACACGTACCGGATGATAGTGGACCTGGGTATTATATGCCCCATCATCCGATAATTAAAACATCTAGTACTACCACCAAGGTACGCGTTGTATTTGATGCTTCAGCTAAAACCGATAAAGGTATCTCATTGAATGAAGTTCTACTAACTGGACCTACTATACAAGACAATCTCTTCACTATTATTTTGCGTTTCCGCACCTTTGTTTATGCTATGACTTCTGACATCGCTCAAATGTATCGGCAAATCTGTATTCATCCGGATCATCACAAATTTCAACGAATTCTTTActatcataataacaatattagcACTTTTGAACTTAAACGAGTTACGTTCGGGGTTTCTGCAGCCCCATTTTTAGCTATACGCACCGTAAACCAACTTGCTGATGACGAATCTCATAATTTTCCTGtagcttcaaaaatattaaaacgagATCTTTATGTCGATAATCTATTAACTGGATCTAATTCTTTGaccgaaattttaaaattgcgtGATGAAATCATTCAACTGGTGCGAAAAGGTGGATTTGAACTCAGACAATGGGCTTCAAATCATCGACATGCACTGGATAATTTCGATCAAAGAACTTTAGATTTAGATTGTGCTATCAATGATGATCCAATTTCTAAAACTTTAGGCATTGCATGGAATTCTCTAACGGacgaatttatttacacagtCAAACCAATTGACTCGTCGCGAAAAATAACTAAGCGAACCATCTTATCTgatattgcaaaaattttcgacCCTATCGGAATTCTGGGTCCTATAGTATTAGCGGCAAAAACTATCATTCAAGAATGTTGGAAATTAAAGGTCCACTGGGATGAAGCGGTCCCACAAGAGCTACATTTACACTGGTGTAAATTTGCTGAACGATTACCTCTGATTAAAGATTTTTCTATTGAGCGCAATATTTTACTTCCCAATCCGACTGACATACAATTGCACGGATTTTGTGACGCTAGTAAAGTGGGCTATGGTGCTTGTATTTATATAAGATCAGTAAATAAACGCGGAAACGTACtcacaaaattaatttgttctaAATCCCGAGTTGCTCCCATCAAAGATGTTACAATTCCAAAATTAGAATTATGCGGAGCATTATTACTTGCTAAATTATATAAAGACACAATTCCCTcctttgactttgatatttctaAAGTTACGTTTTGGTCTGATTCAACTATTGTACTTCAATGGCTCAAACGGTCTCCTAACTCTCTGAAGGTCTTTGAAGCAAATCGCGtaacaaaaattcaaactcTTTGCAGTAAAGTCGAATGGCGACATGTTAGAACCAAAGACAATCCGGCAGATTGTTTATCTAGAGGTCAACTTCCTTCTGAAttcttaaataacaaaatgtgGTTAGAAGGTCCCACGTGGCTCTCACAGGACTCTCTTAATTGGCCTAACTTAAAGCCTGCTGTTCCTTCCGAACTTCCAGGTACTCGAAAAATTACCTGTTTATTAGCCACTACTGAGAATTTGTTTAAACGATTTTCATCATATTCCAAACTTATAATTTCCCTTTCTTATTGTTTacgaatgttaaaaaataatgccTTCAAATACAAATCTTTAAGcgtagaagaaaaattatcaactgaaataaaaatcttgactATGATTCAAAACgaacaatattattatgaaatcGAACAAATTAAGGAAACCGGAGAGACTAAGAACTTACGATTGCGATGTCTCAATCCATTTATCGATTCAGACGGACTACTGAGAGTAGGAGGTCGTTTGAAACATGCTCCTATATCTTTTTCAAAGAAACATCCTATTTTATTACCTTCACGTCATTATGTTAccgatttaattattagagaaacacatgaaaaattatacCATTCAGGTATACAGAGTACGCTTTCAAATCTTAGACACAAATTTTGGCTACTAGACGGTAAAAACCAGATCcgtaaaattgtaaaaaattgtgtcACATGCATTCGACATCAGCCTGTAATACTGCAAGGTAAAATGGCTAATTTACCTAGATCTCGAGTCACCGAATCAGCGGCATTTTCCCACGTGGGTGTAGACTACTTTGGACCGCTCTTTATTAAAGAACGTAAATTCAGAAAcagaacaaaaattaaagtctatGGATGCGTCTTTGTTTGCATGGCTACTAAAGCTATACATTTAGAAATTGCTAGCGATTTAACAACAGAAGGTTTTCTCGGGGCATTTGGTCGTTTCATTGGTTGA
- the LOC123266127 gene encoding uncharacterized protein LOC123266127, translating to MDNPRVSLEQKRVMIASKITKLQDELTAEGVKTKSINYRFTKVKELFEQYEKLIEKLELTTPEDNEVNLAEDVRTLFYDLMDQFERLTQLNRTNHNNSHNANISTNNTTAGNTTFVETQRLAKLPTTDLPKFDGNFENWLSFKNTFKTLIDTRNDLDDLNKFLYLRGCLIGSATNKLALFDASAENYIKAWDFLTKTYQKKRALICKHYDSILNLNTISIPTTDNLNKLIDDARQHINNLQSFQINITESLLVRILENKLPSEIKNKWQETFTDNDTLPTFESFCEFISNFAFRLNTHRPDKHRDSDHSSKRRRNEHSNNNLKKQKTDTPVRALVTTSSSACPCCKHLHPLYKCHTFNALTVGERIKFVKSSKLCNNCLRVHQGNCTSSRCRVCKKFHHTALHINQNATQQTNNANVSKHDSAKIESPAIVTTDKGSTA from the coding sequence atgGATAACCCAAGGGTTTCTTTAGAACAAAAACGCGTAATGATAGCTTCGAAAATTACTAAACTTCAGGATGAACTAACAGCTGAAGGTGTTAAAACTAAGTCCATTAACTATCGCTTTACAAAAGTAAAGGAATTATTTGAACAATATGAAAAACTTATTGAGAAACTCGAATTAACTACACCAGAGGATAATGAAGTAAATCTCGCGGAAGACGTTCGTACATTATTTTACGATCTTATGGATCAATTTGAAAGGTTAACTCAATTGAATAGGACTAACCATAATAATTCACATAATGCAAACATTAGTACGAATAATACTACAGCGGGAAATACTACCTTTGTTGAGACTCAACGACTTGCTAAACTCCCTACTACTGATTTACCTAAATTCGAtggtaattttgaaaattggcTATCTTTCAAAAACACATTTAAAACACTTATTGATACACGTAATGATCTTGATGatctaaacaaatttttatacctcCGCGGATGTTTAATTGGCTCAGCAACTAACAAGCTAGCGCTTTTTGATGCGAGTGCAGAGAATTATATTAAAGCTTgggattttttaactaaaacatATCAGAAGAAAAGAGCATTAATTTGTAAACATTATGACTCGATACTTAATCTTAATACAATTTCGATCCCAACAacagataatttaaacaaGTTGATAGATGATGCTCGGCAACATATAAATAATCTACAGtcatttcaaattaatattaccGAATCCTTACTTGTACGAATATTAGAAAATAAGTTACcatcagaaattaaaaacaaatggcAAGAAACGTTCACTGACAACGACACTCTCCCAACATTCGAATCATTTTGTGAATTTATCTCAAACTTTGCCTTCAGACTTAATACACACAGACCCGATAAACATCGCGATTCCGATCATTCTTCCAAACGAAGACGTAATGAGCACtcgaataataatttgaagaaACAAAAAACTGACACGCCAGTTCGAGCTTTAGTGACAACCTCCTCTTCTGCCTGCCCATGTTGCAAACATTTACATCCACTCTATAAATGTCACACATTCAATGCATTAACTGTAGGAGAACGcataaaattcgtaaaatctagtAAACTCTGCAATAATTGTCTTCGCGTACACCAGGGAAACTGCACTTCTAGCAGATGTCGAGTCTGTAAGAAATTCCATCATACTGCATTGCACATTAATCAAAATGCAACTCAACAAACAAATAATGCTAACGTATCAAAACATGATTCTGCCAAAATCGAATCACCCGCTATTGTAACAACTGATAAGGGATCTACAGCTTGA